A window from Staphylococcus succinus encodes these proteins:
- a CDS encoding CPBP family intramembrane glutamic endopeptidase, whose translation MTEQLKQQRDVTDEMNIWRQNKVVKKDFWLIPIYIITYTIIPTMLFLFLYIIMLTLNMKNEALISTNTITILGGLLAEIIILLSFYAFHHKEGIAYIGIKRFKNVTRYILLIIATYMFIIILSPIYEWLITFLPKALQYGVTENQKEINGMFKEKWLLPLVFLDIVILTPMIEELLFRHLIIHELGKKITYSLAAMLSVILFASIHVLGATSPFEIGGYIIIATGLVFVYLKSGMNLAVSISLHALINFISFIATIVFK comes from the coding sequence ATGACAGAACAATTAAAACAACAAAGAGATGTTACAGATGAAATGAATATTTGGCGACAAAATAAAGTTGTAAAAAAAGATTTTTGGCTAATTCCTATTTATATAATTACTTATACTATTATTCCTACAATGTTATTTCTTTTTCTCTATATTATAATGTTAACCTTAAATATGAAAAATGAAGCTTTAATTTCAACTAATACGATTACAATTTTAGGTGGATTACTTGCTGAAATCATTATTTTATTAAGTTTTTATGCCTTTCATCATAAAGAGGGTATTGCTTATATTGGTATAAAGCGGTTTAAAAATGTAACTAGATATATATTACTTATAATAGCGACCTATATGTTCATTATTATTTTATCACCTATATATGAATGGTTAATCACCTTTTTACCTAAAGCATTGCAATATGGGGTAACAGAGAATCAAAAAGAAATAAACGGTATGTTTAAAGAGAAGTGGCTATTACCGTTAGTGTTTTTAGATATTGTAATCCTTACACCTATGATTGAGGAATTATTATTTAGACATTTAATTATTCATGAATTAGGCAAAAAAATTACATATAGTTTGGCAGCAATGCTTTCTGTGATTCTCTTTGCAAGCATTCACGTATTGGGAGCAACTTCTCCATTTGAAATTGGTGGATATATCATTATCGCTACAGGTCTTGTTTTTGTTTATCTTAAGAGTGGTATGAATTTGGCGGTATCTATTTCGCTACATGCATTAATTAATTTTATTTCATTTATAGCTACAATCGTTTTTAAATAA
- a CDS encoding ABC transporter ATP-binding protein encodes MLKLENISYKVDNRVIINDLNLKIEKGDTIAIIGPSGSGKSTLLRLISNLISPTQGELYLNGKAYNQINPERLRMDISYLLQESDLFDRTIGENLAFPSIARGDKFDRKKAKSLLKAVGLGHYHFNTRVERLSGGERQRITIARQLMYTPKMLLLDEATSALDTENSENIERIIFKLAEEGISVLWITHSNNQSMRHFKKRIRLVDGKIEKEEHLR; translated from the coding sequence ATGTTAAAATTAGAAAATATCTCATATAAGGTAGATAATCGAGTCATTATTAATGATCTTAACCTAAAGATAGAAAAAGGTGACACAATTGCTATTATAGGGCCTTCTGGAAGTGGTAAGAGCACCTTGTTACGCCTTATTAGTAATCTAATTAGCCCTACGCAAGGTGAATTATATTTAAACGGCAAAGCATACAATCAAATTAACCCGGAAAGATTACGCATGGATATCAGTTATTTACTACAAGAAAGTGATTTATTTGATAGAACCATAGGTGAAAATTTAGCATTTCCATCTATTGCGAGGGGTGATAAATTTGATCGAAAAAAAGCCAAATCATTATTGAAAGCAGTAGGATTAGGACATTATCATTTTAATACTCGAGTAGAGCGATTATCTGGTGGAGAACGTCAACGTATTACAATCGCTAGACAATTGATGTATACACCTAAAATGCTGTTGTTAGACGAAGCAACAAGTGCTTTAGATACTGAAAATAGCGAAAATATTGAAAGAATTATATTTAAATTAGCTGAAGAAGGCATTTCTGTTTTGTGGATTACACATAGTAATAATCAAAGTATGAGACATTTTAAAAAGCGTATTCGACTCGTTGATGGCAAAATTGAGAAGGAGGAGCATTTACGATGA
- a CDS encoding ABC transporter permease has protein sequence MSTTALALTGLLLLFPIIVSYKEKLHIIKDLLIATIRAVVQLVILGYLLHFIFNVNQKWILLLFVLVIIINASWNTIGRASPVMHHVFWISFIAIFIGVALPLTGVILTGAIQFKPNELIPVSGMLGSNGMIAINLAYQNLDREFVKEMSQIEAKLALGANPKISSKATIRDSVKTAIVPTIDSVKTYGIVSIPGMMTGLIIGGVAPLDAVKFQLMVVFIHTTATIMSALIATYLSYKQFFNERHQLIGRELLKEKKL, from the coding sequence ATGAGTACAACCGCGTTAGCACTTACAGGATTATTGTTGCTCTTTCCAATTATTGTATCGTATAAAGAGAAATTACATATTATTAAAGACTTACTTATTGCCACGATACGTGCTGTTGTACAGCTTGTGATTTTGGGATACTTATTGCATTTTATTTTTAATGTGAATCAAAAATGGATCTTACTCTTATTTGTGCTAGTCATCATTATAAATGCTTCTTGGAATACGATAGGTAGGGCATCACCTGTAATGCATCATGTTTTCTGGATATCATTCATTGCGATTTTTATTGGTGTGGCATTGCCTTTAACAGGTGTTATATTAACTGGAGCAATTCAATTTAAACCTAATGAACTAATACCTGTATCTGGAATGTTGGGGAGTAATGGGATGATTGCAATCAATTTGGCATATCAGAATTTAGATAGAGAATTTGTAAAAGAAATGAGTCAGATTGAGGCGAAGTTGGCATTAGGAGCAAACCCCAAAATTTCTTCTAAAGCAACGATTCGTGATAGTGTAAAGACTGCAATTGTACCAACTATTGACTCAGTAAAGACTTATGGCATTGTATCTATACCAGGAATGATGACAGGTTTAATCATTGGGGGCGTTGCGCCATTAGATGCAGTTAAATTTCAATTAATGGTTGTATTTATTCATACCACAGCGACGATTATGTCAGCGCTTATTGCAACTTATTTAAGTTATAAACAATTTTTCAATGAACGTCATCAACTTATAGGGCGAGAGTTATTGAAAGAAAAAAAGTTATGA
- a CDS encoding MFS transporter gives MSAMRIITFILSIFIVGMVEMMVAGIMNLMSNDLHVSEAIVGQLVTLYAITFAIAGPILVKLTNRFSPRPVLLSALAIFIVGNVIIAIAPNFTILVLGRILSSAAAALIVVKILALTALLTAPQHRGKMIGIVYSGFSGANVFGVPIGTIIGDLVGWRYTFLFIVAVSLIVGVLMFIYVPKPMFQETTETSNNRENSSTKSKILRPTEIVKFLGITFLLLVANSVTFIYINPLILSGGHDLSFVSIALLINGIAGVIGTSMGGFLSDKLTSKRWLTIATTIFIIMLLILNIFLPGTGLLLLVIFMWNIMQWSTNPAIQSGMIEHVEGDTSQVMSWNMSSLNAGIGIGGIVGGLVVSNLNVLATTYFSAAIAIVALILVLSLKNISKYNHA, from the coding sequence ATGTCAGCTATGCGTATCATAACCTTTATTTTAAGTATATTTATCGTGGGTATGGTAGAAATGATGGTAGCCGGTATTATGAATTTAATGAGTAATGATCTTCATGTATCTGAAGCTATAGTGGGTCAGTTGGTGACATTATATGCCATCACTTTTGCAATTGCTGGTCCTATATTAGTTAAACTGACAAATCGTTTTTCACCAAGACCTGTTTTATTATCGGCGCTTGCGATTTTTATTGTAGGCAACGTAATTATCGCAATAGCGCCGAATTTTACAATTTTAGTGTTGGGCCGTATATTATCATCTGCAGCGGCAGCTTTAATCGTTGTAAAAATTCTTGCTTTAACAGCATTGTTAACTGCGCCTCAACATCGTGGGAAAATGATAGGTATCGTTTATTCTGGTTTTAGTGGTGCCAATGTATTTGGTGTGCCGATTGGGACAATTATTGGCGATCTTGTAGGATGGCGTTATACCTTTTTATTTATTGTTGCTGTCAGTCTTATTGTAGGCGTGTTAATGTTTATATATGTGCCTAAACCAATGTTTCAAGAGACTACTGAAACGAGTAATAATAGAGAAAACTCAAGTACAAAATCTAAAATTTTACGACCTACAGAAATTGTGAAATTCCTAGGTATCACATTCTTATTACTTGTAGCTAATTCAGTAACATTTATTTATATTAATCCGTTAATATTATCTGGAGGTCATGATTTATCATTTGTATCAATAGCGTTACTCATTAATGGTATCGCAGGTGTAATAGGGACTTCTATGGGTGGTTTCTTATCAGATAAATTAACAAGTAAACGTTGGTTAACGATTGCCACAACCATTTTTATTATCATGCTATTGATATTGAATATATTCTTGCCAGGAACAGGTTTACTATTATTGGTGATATTTATGTGGAACATTATGCAATGGAGTACTAATCCAGCTATCCAAAGTGGTATGATCGAACATGTCGAAGGTGATACAAGCCAAGTAATGAGCTGGAATATGTCCAGTCTTAATGCCGGTATAGGTATTGGCGGTATAGTTGGAGGATTAGTCGTGTCGAACCTCAACGTACTTGCGACTACTTATTTCTCTGCTGCAATTGCTATTGTGGCTCTTATCTTAGTATTGAGTTTGAAAAATATTTCAAAATATAATCATGCATAA
- a CDS encoding APC family permease, whose product MQQTTNLKKVLGLTDVMGIAIGQIIGAGVMSLTGIGIQMTGSGITPAFILSSIITLLTMFPIAILGSTLPTTGGMYQYTSRLLSPKIGIFWLLLFIFIQITLSLYALSFAQYLEGLFPSIPIRTAAFVLLTLLFIVNLVGVKSASIVGNLMVITLIIALSCFIIFGMPHVNFNVFTPASMLPDGFTGFFTAVGLVSFATGGAQVVAELGGEMKNPKRDIPIVIIVATIFVGLLYAFIASIAVGVLPIPEVSGRPLTSVAKEVLPTPIFIFFMVGGAMFALATTLNSTFTWVTKSLLIAIQDGYLPKALGNVNKRFGTPHWLLFIFYIIGALPIIFGMSLNVVAQLGTGISLIVFAFPAIAVTQLPKKYPKAYQQSPFNIPYPILLIIAVIAVIVLIYQSYLLISDLKLIYIIGTVTYIALSALIAHFSNRKLNLKINSITFNTAKQSKETIKS is encoded by the coding sequence GTGCAACAAACAACAAATTTAAAAAAAGTATTAGGTTTAACTGATGTTATGGGGATTGCAATCGGACAAATTATAGGGGCAGGGGTCATGTCACTCACTGGCATCGGGATTCAAATGACTGGTAGCGGCATCACACCAGCATTTATTTTATCCTCAATTATAACGTTACTAACAATGTTTCCTATCGCAATTTTAGGTTCAACGTTACCTACAACAGGTGGAATGTATCAATATACAAGTCGTTTATTATCTCCAAAAATCGGAATATTTTGGTTGCTCCTTTTCATTTTCATACAAATTACATTATCTCTCTATGCACTTTCATTTGCTCAATACCTTGAAGGTTTGTTCCCTAGTATACCAATTAGAACAGCTGCATTTGTGTTATTGACACTTCTATTTATAGTGAATCTTGTAGGTGTAAAATCAGCCTCTATCGTTGGTAATTTAATGGTTATTACCTTAATCATTGCACTTTCATGCTTCATCATTTTTGGTATGCCTCATGTTAACTTTAATGTATTCACACCGGCTTCAATGTTACCTGACGGTTTCACAGGATTCTTTACTGCGGTAGGCTTAGTATCTTTTGCTACAGGTGGCGCTCAAGTTGTAGCTGAACTTGGTGGTGAAATGAAAAACCCTAAACGTGATATACCTATTGTTATAATAGTTGCGACGATTTTTGTAGGTTTACTGTACGCATTTATTGCGTCAATAGCTGTCGGCGTACTACCTATACCGGAAGTCTCTGGGAGACCATTAACAAGTGTTGCCAAAGAAGTATTACCTACACCCATTTTTATTTTCTTTATGGTAGGTGGTGCAATGTTTGCATTGGCAACCACGTTAAACTCTACATTTACATGGGTAACCAAAAGTTTACTTATAGCCATACAGGATGGTTACTTACCCAAAGCCTTAGGTAATGTAAATAAACGCTTTGGAACACCTCATTGGTTATTATTCATCTTTTATATTATAGGCGCTTTACCTATTATTTTCGGCATGTCTTTAAACGTCGTTGCTCAACTCGGTACAGGCATATCACTTATAGTCTTTGCATTTCCAGCGATTGCTGTCACACAATTGCCTAAAAAATATCCTAAAGCATATCAGCAATCTCCATTTAACATACCGTATCCTATATTATTAATCATTGCTGTTATAGCAGTTATTGTATTAATATATCAATCCTATTTGCTCATTTCTGATTTGAAATTAATCTATATTATTGGAACTGTCACCTATATTGCACTTTCAGCATTGATCGCGCACTTTTCTAATCGTAAACTTAATTTAAAAATTAATTCAATAACTTTTAATACAGCTAAACAATCTAAAGAAACAATTAAATCTTGA
- a CDS encoding YdeI/OmpD-associated family protein — protein sequence MANQQHHVKVDAFIERLNQWQEEFKTLRTIIQKTELIEDYKWMHPCYTFENKNVVIVQDFKHYCALLFEKGAIMDDPYESLIQQTKNVQAARQLRFKNLEEIERRKDEIKWYLDEAIRIEQSGKQVPMKQTEDYAMPDELQAKLETMPELKEAFNQLTPGRQRQYMFYIGQAKRSTTREQRVEKYVTHILDGKGLKDK from the coding sequence ATGGCTAATCAACAACACCATGTAAAGGTAGATGCTTTTATAGAGCGGTTAAATCAATGGCAAGAGGAGTTCAAAACACTCAGAACAATCATTCAGAAAACAGAATTAATCGAAGATTATAAGTGGATGCATCCATGCTATACTTTTGAAAATAAAAATGTTGTAATTGTCCAAGATTTTAAACATTATTGTGCTTTATTATTTGAAAAAGGGGCAATTATGGATGATCCTTATGAATCATTGATTCAACAAACCAAAAATGTACAAGCTGCTAGACAGTTGAGATTTAAAAATTTAGAAGAAATAGAGCGACGTAAAGATGAAATTAAGTGGTATCTAGACGAAGCCATACGTATAGAACAATCTGGAAAACAAGTACCTATGAAGCAAACCGAAGATTATGCTATGCCAGATGAGTTGCAAGCGAAACTCGAAACTATGCCTGAACTGAAAGAAGCATTTAATCAGTTAACTCCAGGAAGACAACGGCAATACATGTTTTATATTGGACAGGCTAAAAGATCGACAACACGAGAACAACGCGTAGAAAAGTATGTAACACATATTTTAGATGGAAAAGGCTTGAAGGATAAATAA
- a CDS encoding TetR/AcrR family transcriptional regulator yields MPRVSKRTQLLEAAAAIVNEQGSEYLTLDAVAKKAGVSKGGLLYHFKNKLTLVQGLVDHADELYRSNVNHRVQEDPQEQGKWVRAFIEATREHRSENASITSGMLAAQGINSQLLLPLQDTYKTWQNKIEHDGLDKVDATIIRLAIDGLWLSEIFGLDALDESMRAQVLDRLTTYTDNSNT; encoded by the coding sequence ATGCCAAGAGTTTCTAAGAGAACACAATTACTTGAAGCAGCGGCGGCAATTGTCAATGAACAAGGTAGTGAATACTTAACTTTGGATGCGGTTGCTAAGAAAGCTGGGGTTAGTAAAGGTGGATTACTGTATCATTTTAAAAATAAATTAACATTAGTACAAGGACTCGTTGATCATGCTGATGAATTGTATAGAAGTAATGTGAATCACCGTGTGCAAGAAGATCCACAAGAACAAGGTAAGTGGGTACGGGCATTTATTGAAGCGACACGGGAACATCGTTCAGAAAATGCTTCTATAACTTCAGGGATGCTTGCAGCGCAAGGTATTAACAGTCAATTATTATTACCATTGCAAGACACTTATAAGACATGGCAAAACAAAATTGAGCATGACGGTCTTGATAAGGTTGACGCTACGATAATAAGGTTGGCGATAGATGGTTTATGGTTATCGGAAATCTTTGGATTAGATGCCCTTGATGAGTCTATGAGAGCACAAGTGTTAGATCGTTTAACAACTTATACAGACAATTCAAATACTTAA
- a CDS encoding 3-keto-5-aminohexanoate cleavage protein, translating into MKKVMLTAALTGAGDTVDKNKHVPVTPQEIADSAIKCAKAGATVAHIHARDPKTGGISHDVEFFREAVRLIREADEDIIINITSGGGGDFIPSLEDPYKAEKGSDMQTPDERHEPVGTLLPEMCTLDCGSVNMGDAIYLSPADWLRKQAQLVKDAGVKPELECFDSGHISFAKQLINEGLIEGTPLFQFCLGIPWGAENDPETIEYFKTRIPENAEWSAFGIGRMQFPTVEEAAKRGGNVRVGLEDNLYIAKGVKASNEQLVEKAVEILKDLDIEPMTPAEAREKYQLRSPQGGTK; encoded by the coding sequence ATGAAAAAAGTTATGCTAACAGCAGCATTGACAGGTGCTGGAGATACTGTAGATAAAAATAAGCATGTCCCTGTGACGCCACAAGAAATTGCTGATTCTGCAATTAAATGTGCAAAGGCTGGTGCTACTGTAGCACATATTCATGCGAGAGACCCAAAAACAGGGGGGATTAGTCATGATGTGGAGTTTTTTAGAGAAGCAGTAAGACTAATTAGAGAAGCAGATGAAGATATCATTATTAATATTACATCAGGTGGAGGCGGAGATTTTATTCCAAGCCTCGAAGATCCGTATAAAGCAGAAAAAGGATCCGATATGCAAACCCCTGATGAGCGACATGAACCAGTTGGTACGTTATTACCTGAAATGTGTACATTAGATTGTGGCAGCGTCAATATGGGCGACGCTATTTATTTGAGTCCTGCAGATTGGTTGAGGAAACAAGCTCAATTGGTCAAGGATGCAGGGGTTAAACCAGAACTAGAGTGCTTTGATAGTGGTCATATTTCTTTTGCAAAACAATTGATAAATGAAGGGCTTATTGAAGGTACACCGCTATTCCAATTCTGTTTAGGTATTCCATGGGGCGCTGAAAATGATCCAGAAACCATCGAATATTTTAAAACACGTATACCTGAAAATGCAGAATGGTCAGCATTTGGTATTGGAAGAATGCAATTTCCAACAGTAGAGGAAGCAGCAAAACGTGGTGGTAACGTTCGTGTTGGGTTAGAGGACAATTTATATATAGCAAAGGGTGTAAAAGCATCTAACGAACAACTTGTTGAAAAAGCAGTGGAAATACTCAAAGATTTAGACATTGAGCCGATGACACCGGCAGAGGCGCGTGAAAAGTATCAGCTTAGATCGCCACAAGGAGGTACAAAATGA
- a CDS encoding 3-hydroxyacyl-CoA dehydrogenase NAD-binding domain-containing protein, producing the protein MKFAVVGTGVIGSGWITRILAHGHEVIATDPSENAFESMLKQVKQNWPYAEQIGLAENASLENLTFTPHLEEAVKDADHIQENVPEIESLKDQVLTEIDFYAKPDAIIGSSTSGIMPSELQKNLQHPERLVVAHPFHPVYILPLVEIVPGKLTTEETTVKAETIYESIGMDVLHVRHEIEGHVADRLMEALWREALHIVNDGIATTEEVDKAFTHAAGLRYAQYGPFMTFHLAGGEGGMRHMLKQFGPALKKPWTKLLAPELTQELYDEVVNGCESSSQGQTMSELDQKRNEFLVKVKQLAETYWPEDTPSMKKSNTQSVY; encoded by the coding sequence ATGAAGTTTGCAGTTGTAGGTACGGGTGTAATAGGTAGCGGTTGGATTACAAGAATATTAGCACATGGACATGAAGTCATTGCGACAGATCCGAGTGAAAATGCATTTGAAAGTATGTTGAAACAAGTGAAACAAAATTGGCCATATGCTGAACAAATTGGCTTAGCAGAAAATGCATCCTTAGAAAATTTAACGTTTACCCCTCATTTAGAAGAAGCAGTTAAAGATGCAGATCACATTCAAGAGAATGTGCCAGAAATTGAATCATTAAAGGATCAAGTATTAACTGAGATAGATTTCTATGCAAAACCTGATGCTATAATAGGTTCTAGTACATCAGGTATCATGCCTTCAGAATTACAAAAGAATTTACAACACCCAGAAAGGCTTGTGGTAGCGCATCCATTCCATCCTGTATATATTTTACCATTAGTTGAAATTGTTCCTGGTAAATTAACTACAGAAGAAACAACTGTAAAAGCTGAAACAATTTACGAGAGTATTGGTATGGATGTACTACATGTGAGACATGAAATTGAAGGACATGTAGCTGACAGACTGATGGAGGCTTTATGGAGAGAAGCATTGCATATAGTCAATGATGGCATCGCTACTACAGAAGAAGTAGATAAAGCATTTACCCACGCAGCTGGATTGCGTTATGCACAATATGGTCCGTTTATGACATTCCATTTAGCTGGTGGTGAGGGCGGTATGCGTCATATGTTAAAACAATTTGGCCCTGCATTGAAAAAACCTTGGACTAAGTTATTAGCTCCTGAATTAACACAAGAACTTTATGATGAAGTCGTCAATGGATGTGAATCTTCATCACAAGGACAAACAATGTCAGAACTTGACCAAAAACGAAATGAATTTTTAGTTAAAGTGAAACAACTTGCAGAAACATATTGGCCAGAAGATACACCTTCAATGAAAAAAAGCAATACTCAGTCGGTGTATTAA
- a CDS encoding thioesterase family protein translates to MTQSLFEYTTTVKQIWVDHNGHMNDAEYNRVFSDATDAWLATLGLDLQAIEQLKYTIFTLENHVMYLKEIKVNEFITVTVELFDFDAKRLHVFMTLKNEQNDRCATYEVMLMGMDTESNKPKPFPETIRKAVEFYADIALIQHQPEELGHHIGIKRK, encoded by the coding sequence ATGACTCAATCACTATTTGAATATACGACAACCGTAAAACAAATTTGGGTAGATCATAATGGTCATATGAATGATGCTGAATATAATCGAGTATTCAGCGATGCAACAGACGCGTGGTTAGCTACTTTAGGGTTAGATTTACAAGCGATTGAACAATTGAAATATACAATATTCACGCTTGAAAATCACGTGATGTATTTAAAAGAAATAAAAGTAAATGAGTTCATCACTGTCACAGTAGAATTGTTTGATTTTGACGCAAAGCGTTTACACGTATTTATGACATTAAAAAATGAGCAAAATGACAGATGTGCGACATATGAAGTGATGCTAATGGGTATGGATACTGAATCTAATAAACCGAAGCCATTTCCAGAAACTATTAGAAAAGCAGTTGAATTTTATGCAGATATTGCATTAATTCAACATCAACCAGAAGAACTTGGGCATCATATTGGAATCAAACGAAAATAA
- a CDS encoding betaine/proline/choline family ABC transporter ATP-binding protein (Members of the family are the ATP-binding subunit of ABC transporters for substrates such as betaine, L-proline or other amino acids, choline, carnitine, etc. The substrate specificity is best determined from the substrate-binding subunit, rather than this subunit, as it interacts with the permease subunit and not with substrate directly.), giving the protein MLSIKNLSKVYGGGKKAVDNISLEVESGEFIAFIGTSGSGKTTALRMINRMIEATEGQITINGKDVRKMNPVELRRKIGYVIQQIGLMPHMTIRENIVLVPKLLKWSQEKKEKKAKELIKLVDLPEEFLDRYPSQLSGGQQQRIGVVRALAAEQDVILMDEPFGALDPITRDTLQDLVKELQQKLGKTFIFVTHDMDEAIKLADKICIMSEGQVIQYDTPDNILRHPANDFVRDFIGQNRLIQDRPNMRTVKDAMIKPVTVHADSTLNEAVEIMRARRVDTIFVVGNNSRLLGYLDIEDINQGLRTHKDLIDMMQRDIYRVRIDSKLQDSVRTILKRNVRNVPVVDSDGKTLIGLVTRANLVDIVYDSIWGELDEDVSATEDAIVEPDNVGADI; this is encoded by the coding sequence ATGTTAAGTATTAAAAACTTATCTAAAGTCTATGGCGGCGGTAAAAAAGCTGTGGATAATATTTCATTAGAGGTTGAATCTGGTGAATTTATAGCATTTATTGGTACGAGTGGTAGTGGTAAGACAACTGCCTTAAGAATGATAAATAGGATGATAGAAGCAACTGAGGGACAAATTACAATTAATGGCAAAGATGTCCGTAAGATGAATCCAGTGGAATTGCGTAGAAAAATTGGTTACGTTATACAACAAATCGGATTGATGCCACATATGACTATTAGAGAAAATATTGTTTTAGTACCTAAGTTATTGAAATGGTCACAAGAAAAGAAAGAAAAAAAGGCAAAAGAATTAATTAAATTAGTCGACTTACCTGAAGAGTTTTTAGATAGATACCCATCACAACTTTCTGGTGGTCAACAACAGCGTATAGGTGTTGTTAGAGCATTGGCAGCTGAACAAGATGTTATTCTGATGGACGAGCCTTTTGGGGCATTAGATCCAATTACTAGAGACACGCTACAAGATTTAGTTAAAGAGTTACAACAAAAATTAGGTAAAACATTTATATTTGTCACTCATGATATGGATGAGGCTATCAAGCTAGCCGACAAAATTTGTATTATGTCAGAAGGACAAGTGATTCAATATGACACACCTGACAATATTTTGCGTCATCCAGCAAACGACTTTGTACGTGACTTTATTGGTCAAAATAGATTGATACAAGATAGACCTAACATGCGTACGGTTAAAGATGCGATGATTAAACCAGTTACAGTACATGCAGATAGTACACTGAATGAAGCGGTAGAAATTATGAGGGCACGTCGTGTCGATACTATTTTTGTAGTAGGTAACAATAGCAGATTATTAGGCTACTTAGATATTGAAGATATCAATCAAGGTTTAAGAACGCATAAGGATCTTATTGATATGATGCAACGTGATATTTATAGAGTGAGAATAGACAGTAAATTACAAGACTCTGTTCGTACTATTCTTAAGAGAAATGTAAGAAATGTGCCAGTAGTGGATAGTGATGGTAAAACATTGATTGGATTAGTTACGAGAGCCAACTTAGTAGATATCGTTTATGACAGTATTTGGGGAGAATTAGATGAAGATGTTAGCGCTACTGAAGATGCAATTGTAGAGCCCGATAATGTAGGAGCTGATATATAA
- a CDS encoding ABC transporter permease has translation MKQFIEQYGGQLISKTVEHFYISMIALLIAIVVAVPLGIILSKMKRTSNIVLTVAGVLQTIPTLAVLAVMIPIFGVGKLPAIIALFIYVLLPILNNTVLGVKNIDSNIKEAAISMGMTRFQLMKDVELPLALPLILGGIRLSSVYVISWATLASYVGAGGLGDFVFNGLNLYDPLMIVSAAVLVTALALIVDVLLSLVEKWAVPKGLKVSR, from the coding sequence ATGAAACAATTCATAGAGCAATATGGTGGTCAACTGATTTCTAAAACAGTAGAACACTTTTATATCTCAATGATCGCTTTGTTGATTGCCATTGTAGTAGCTGTGCCTTTAGGAATAATTCTATCCAAGATGAAGAGAACTTCAAACATTGTGCTTACAGTTGCTGGTGTATTACAAACGATTCCTACATTGGCTGTACTTGCGGTTATGATACCAATTTTTGGTGTTGGAAAATTACCAGCAATCATAGCTTTATTTATCTATGTACTTTTACCAATATTAAATAATACTGTTTTAGGTGTTAAAAATATCGATAGTAATATTAAAGAAGCGGCAATAAGTATGGGCATGACTCGTTTTCAATTAATGAAAGATGTGGAATTGCCATTAGCTTTACCGTTGATTTTAGGTGGTATTCGATTATCATCAGTTTATGTAATCAGCTGGGCTACACTTGCGAGTTATGTCGGTGCTGGCGGTTTAGGTGACTTTGTATTTAACGGCTTGAATTTATATGATCCATTAATGATTGTAAGTGCAGCAGTATTAGTAACGGCATTAGCCCTAATTGTTGATGTGTTACTATCATTAGTTGAAAAATGGGCAGTGCCAAAAGGATTAAAAGTATCCAGATAA